ttcaaatgaaaaaaatattggccAATTCACAAACAGAATATACAATAGCAAAAGAATGAATGTGCCAACTGTCAAACAGACTGACGAGTTCTTATACCACTTTCACTACTCTTTAACTGGAGCAAgacaaaatgttatgtttgtagCCAATACAAACATTGAACACGACacagcaatgttttttttcacgAGTCTACACAACTGTGTTTACTGTTCCCACGTAACTTAGTCGGAAGTGCCTAGAGCTCCTGAAACAAATGGCATAACATATaccttttacattttataacagaATATCAGATGAAGAATAAGAGAAAAAGGCAGATAAAGAGTTAGTTTGACACAACTTCAGTGATATCATCTTGGCAAAGGTTGGTATGAAAACATGCATGTCGACGGAGGTTTTCAGTTTCCGGTCCTACTgcttttcataaataataaattaaattaaattgttgcAAACCATCTAAACCCATCCCGGAAAAGAGAAAAACATCTTAATCGTTAACAACGCCAGACTCACACTACACCAGCCTTATAAGAGctgcttattaattatttttatatattcttgTTAAATAAACCAATCAAGACCTAAGAATgatttaaagtcattttttgtttgattgatGACATATAGATGTATATTTTTCTGTCAAACAAGGGttataatttaacaatgattCCATCAAGTGTTCTGTGCCTTGACGTATATTATGTGTACCGTGATTGACAACAGGGCTACCAAGTTTAGtttgattatattgtttttgagtTAAGGTCAAGCTGAAAGGTTTTACATAACGATGCCGATCCTGAATATGTCGACggctatgacaatatcttgACATTTCTTTCTCGTAAAACAGACTaacaaaaaacgttttttttatcataacttTGTTGAAGCTCATAAATGTGCTTGTATTAATTCAGTTTTATATGAGACACCTTGTTTCAATAGAcccaaaatagaaatattgctCTAAGTCCCTACTCACCAGTTTATGTGTCCATCTCAGAGCTCTCTGGCGCTTCATCATCCTGATCTCCAGTTTCTTCTGAAAAACATGTTGCATAAATATTCCGttaaaacatgtcacaatgaTGTAAcacaaatggtaaaataatgCATGAGACTAAGTGTGGTGAAACAAGACCACTGAGCCAATGCTTCTTCAGTacaacaaggggcataactaaacAATTGTTAAGGCCCGATTTATGGGCCTGCATGTGCATGCTATCCCTGGAcacatgtgtatcaagttttatttgaatattttgaacatgatttgttttaaataattaccaaaaataaattggttTAATTTGTGTAGTTTTTACATACTTAAGAGGTTTTGGAAATACCTGTATGGTAATCAAGAAATACTAATTTTGCATGGTTCATGAAATAAGTTACTAAAGCTTGctacatataaaaaaattctaAGAAAACGATGTCATTCATAAGcagaaatttgaatttgtatacaatttgtGACAAGCGGATATTATTAACATCATAACTAACTAGCAATATAATACCTTGGTTTCTTGTCCCAAGGCATCTGAAAATGCTGCCAAGATCAATATCTGAATTCTTATGGACAGCAAAGACCTTCCTCTTCAAACTTGAAAGAGTTGCATTTTTGCCCTGTGAATGTTTCCACTCATATAACACATGATATATGAAAACAGACCTTGATTCATTCCAATGATCTTTTTTTAATCGCTCCATGGTTGGTTGAGAGATGCCCAGTTCTATACCCAACAGCCAAAACTCTTTGCTACCTGCAAGACCTCTTGCTATTTTTGGCAATTCCTCTACTGCAGGAACCCTTAAATCCCCCAAGTTATTCTGTTTAATTGTTTCCATCTCTTCTAATGCATCGTGGTACCAACACTGAAGAACTGTTTTTTCAATCAAGTGAGCATCCTTGGCATCATGGTCTTCGCTGCAGCTCATGTTTTCATCAATTATGAAATCATTGACTCTAAACAGGCCATGATTGTGCTTGTTCAAATCTGGACACTGAATGTATTCTTCGAAAGGTGTAGTctttgtgatatattttgatCTCGGTAGTAGTCCAAGGATTGCCATAAGATGTCTATGCAATTGTCTGCGAACATACTGACATTTGCATCTGTCTATCGCCTCTTCTGTTTCTTGCTTCTGTTTTCGCATGAATGTCATTCTGGCATAAATAATGTGGTCAATATACCACAGTCGCAATTGTGATCGTTTGCAAGTTTTGAAAACTCCTATCCCACTGAACAGCAGCGTCTCTTCTCTACCGTCGTCCTTTTGCTTTGCAATTTCCCAGCTGCGAATACAAGCAGCTAGCAGCCTATGAAAAACGGCTGGAGGCATGAAATTGTCATTGAAGACAAAACACAGCGCTGGAGTTGTTTCCCAATTCTTTGGACAAGTAAGTtcttcaattttcttttcttttggtTTTACCTTCAGCTGACATGGAACAATATGAAAATCATGCATCTTCGAATTGTAACTTGGTATTCCAACAACATTCGTTTTGCGGTCAAAACATTCATCAGCCATCTCTGACAATGCCTCCTCCTCCCCGAAGTTTTCAATAAAGACAGGTTTTGACATTATGTTCAAATGTTCCATGTACTTTACAACAGCTTCACCATGAATTCTGATTCTGTCTTGGCTACGATTTATGATTTCTTTCATCAGTTGTGGCTTTATGATAGCATATTCTTTGTACTCGTTCCAGAGCTCTAGCTGTTCCGGTTTCCGATACTTCTTCCGTTTATgggttataaaacatttgaaagctTCAATAATCCACTGGGGAGCCAGTATTACATACTTTCTGAGCTCTGCTGTATCAAAGTGTAGGATATTTCCAAACAGGTGCTGCAATTCCAGAAACAAATGCAATTGTCGTTCATCAACAGGCTttatattgttcatgttttcatCTTGTATATCACACAAAAACACCAGCTCCTTGCCTTCTGCACGCATGTTATCAAAAGACTTCTCCAACTGAACAAAACTTGTCGGGCTTTTTTCATTCCAGTAATGCTGCTTTTCAGCCAGCATCTTCACCTCAGCTCTGAGTTCAGCAAACACTGGATCTCCTTTTGCAATGTTATTCACAAGAAACCTTTTTGCGTGTATATGTTGTagaatttccttatttttcataaatgattttaaagcttCCTCgaaaaattcattcattttgtcttccttttcttcttctttgcatttcattttatctttGTGTGTTCCAACCAAAATGACTGTTGGCTGTACTTCATGTTCTTGATCGTGAATAGAACTATACATGTGAATTGAGTTAAGCCAAAATTTGAATGCTTCCAAGCAGGTGAAATTTTTATTCAACAGTCCACAAAAAGAGTCACTTTCTTCAATATTAGTGTTAAGGTCTTTCGTCATATTCATCAAAAGCAAGTAGATTGAGCGCTTGTTCAGGAAAAAGTGGTGGGTCGAGTAGTAAAGGTTTTGCCCAGCAAAATCCCAAACAGATACCAGAGGTTCTTTACCAGTGATTACTCCTTTTGGGGCATCTATTTCATCTTTATTCGATTCAATCTTGTTTTCTGTCAACTGTTCAAGAACTTCCCTTATTTCTGGTTCATTTTTCCTTTCTAAAACTCTTTGCTTTGTTACTTCTAACGTATAGGCAGCAGTCGGTTCCGGCGGTTCCTCTGCGTCTTGAACAACTGTGTTAACCATTGTTTCTTTATCATTATCCATTGGGTATCCATGCCCCGCACCTACCCCATTTACATATGGTTCTTCATAGTGCTCatcaaaatttgacattttaatccTATCAACAATTCGAGACTTGTTCGCAAGTTTCTGTTTTCTCCACTGATTATCCCTATCAACTAGACATAAATGGACATCTATTCCTTCTGTACTTGGTGGAAACTGATCTTCAAATGGAACGTGTGCTTCCTTTTTATTCGAAAGGTCTTCAACCAGATTATTTACTAGTGAGGTTTTCCCAACTGAAAACATGCCAACAACCATCAGGCGAATCCTTTGGACCTCTTCAAAACCTTGATTCAAAGCTTTAGCATACACTGCAATAGCATCACTATCCATTCCTTTTATTTCAGCTGGCATCTGTCCATCAACCTCATCTTGTCCATCAACCTCATCTTCTTCATTCTTATCCTCACCGTAAATCTCTTTCATAATGGTCTCTGACAATCCTTGCTTGTTCCAGCAAAGAAGGAATATTCGGATAAGTTCCTGCATTGTTTCAAAGCGTAGACCAAGCTTCACATTCACAGCATTTACAAAGTTCTTCATGAATTCTGACATTATTCTTAAACTCAGTTTCCCTCTTTCTGTGCATTCTTTGGTAACCTGCTTGACCTCATTATCAAGCTGGGCCTTTCTGTTATCACTGAGTTTAGCCCTTATATCTTTCAGAATTTGAACCACTTCTTTAGTCTGTTCATCGTTATTTTGCATGCGGCTGTCTTCTGAGCCTCCATCGTCAGCCATGATTAATCAGACCACGCttcagactaaaaataaaatatgcatggtaTGATGTGATGTAGAAATACTTAAAGCTGGTagctaaaatataaatagaaaggGAGATAAAAAGATATTTGGGATGGTATTATtgacaaacactttaaaaaaagttaatgcGAGATTTCACTACTTTTCATCAgcgtttgaaataaaaaggaatagtttatggtaattatttcatttgcaaTGTTTTTATAACCATTTCATCAAATCTCTTTACAAAATATCCTATATATAAGTAGTGTATGCAGGTATCCTTGTCGGCTTGCAACTGTTTAGACATGTAGGATGTTAGGCAGACTACAATTTAGGAACAGTTTTACTGTTTTCAGCTTATCATGTATTATGCataactatttatttgattgaaaaaGTGGCAATGAATACAACTTTCAAGGAACTATTAAATACATAGTAATAGGCAACCCACTTTGCCATATAATAGTAAATACAGATGAAAAACTGACATGGCAACCCCTATATACTGATACCTATCACTTCTGTTCTGTATCGCAACATATCGGTTCATTTTTCTGCcataattaaaactttattatctaatgcaaaatttgaaaaagcAAAAGGACAGTCGGATGCACGGACGGATGAACGTCATGATTTTTATATGCACACCTTCATTCAGGGACTACAAAGGGCATAGCCTATGCCTGACAAAATTACAGCCAAGAAACGATCACCTTTTCTTTATATTAGATAACATGCATCAACCCATATCGTTCAGCCtataactgtgaccttgacacaTGTTCTTTATgtaccaaacacatgtggcaagttatttcaaaattcccGCAGCATAGCAAAGTTACAGCCCGCACACAACCAGCTATACTGCATATAAATTATTCCATAATAATAAGCCAGTTATTGTGACCTTTGACGTAGGGACgagggtcttgcacgcgacacattgtcttgACGTACCGAACACAAGTAATTTTAAACTCCCTCCCTGTATAAAATGCTACAGACCAACCGCGACCAACTATACTCTATATATGTGCATATATACAGTATTCTACAATGATTAACTCTAAGTGCGACTTAAACTTTGAGGTAGGATCATGGGTCTTACGCATTACACATCGCCTTTATTGTATGTTTGTGAAcactttaaataatgtaaacaaaagaaacaaaaaaccTAGCACTGgattacatttaattaaacgTTGTAGGCAAATGGTTCATTATATTAAACCGTATTGAACTTCTGGTATCCAAAAGGGTCATCCATGTGGTAGAAAAGTTCAAAATGCCTACCAACTTTAAGGTTCCCATGCCCAAGTTTTCGTCAGTTATTAATACATAACGGATTTAAGCTGAAGATCACCACACCATTGACCCACTGaccaatagggttcatctactggtcatgactaACCCGACTACCAAGTCTGGGGTTTCTTTGACCCagcattcttaaaaaaaattagtTAATGATCAGAAACGGAATTTCAACCAAATGTCACTACAACATTAACCTTTGACATACTGACCTAGAAATCGATAGGATTTATCTATTTTTCATGACCAACCTTCCCACCTAAACTGAGATCGATCGGAAATCGATATTAGCTCATGGTACTTACCTCACCCTTGAGGTTTGACCTCAAGTCAATAGGGTCCACCTGCTAGTCATGACTAACCTGCCTACCAACTGAGGTCCCTGGAATCAGCCCTCGCACGTTAGAATTGTgggatggacggacagacggacggacagatggTCCGATAACTATTATGCTGGCCTtcggggggcataaaaacatggtacatgtattattttccTACGCTTTTtatcagaatgttattttccctctgatattttcactgctgtGTCAAAGACTACACTATCAGTTACACTAAGACTTGAGGACTGCAAAGTTTTGGGAAAACATGCATCGATCAGTGAAAAATTAGATTGCAAAACCTTCCAAAAAGCGCCCAAATTATCCTCGAAATAGGGGTGAAATTGACGGTCATATGTTACGCTGAAAACGTCCCAGCATGCAATgcaatattttggcgcttttcaACAGGGAAATTTGTgggaacaaaaacatttataaatgctgATAATTTTTATCTGTTCACaaatcatatactttttttgttttcatcattaaaacatattaatgcattaaaattagtACGTTTTTTCTGTGCATCGAACTAAATTTTTCGCTTTTAACGCAgactataattttttttaataacctTTAGGATAAATTTTAGGTTCAAAATTTGATTTGTTGCAGTAAATGAAATATTGGCTTATTTGAATCTTGTACTGTTATAAGATTTTCTCATTTTAAGAAGTCGCGAACTTGGATTTAAATCGCATAATCGACAATATTTGCCGTTTTAATCATCAATCCAGTACAATGCACAGACAtcacaacatatatttttgcagctatatttcataaatgatattttgatactTTTGCACAATACCCGGCAAGATTTGTTCAATTTACCGAGTCATTCATTGTTAAAGTGCGTATAAGATACATGTAACAGAATAACAATAGTAAATGTCAAATCTTTGTTTTGAGGAGctctatttatttatacatactttGCTTAGTTCAGATCTAGGGTTCATTACTAGATAAAATAGTTACTGCAACTGTTCACTTGATGATCATAGAGATAAAAGACAATTGGAATAATAgtatatacagtgtgtgtataccacgtgataaattgcgtcataaatgctacgtcgaaggcaatattttgcttcggatgaaaacttaaaacaatgataacttcactatttcttcactattttaaatgaaacaaagcccagtctacgccgcttacggatcCTCTCATTtggtattttaccagagtttgattgagagtttagtttcttcaaacacttcgacaaaccttttcaaaatacggccgtctgacggagcactgtcaaaacatgattttggaaacaggtttatcgaagtgtttgatgaaactaatgactttatcaaatttcggtaataatacaaatgtggggctctttaagaggcatagactgccttttgtttcatttaaaatggtgttgtacaagaaaagttatctttgatttaagtcttcattttaagcaaatgttgccttccgacgtaacatatatgacgtaatttatcatgtgatacacacacacactgatatatcAAGTGTCTCCGGTCAGCATAGAAGAATCCGatccgagggcacgcgcgtataGTTTGCttagttaccggccacgcagcgtgcccgagaaccgattttttttatctgaaccagaaaaacatgattgatactttttcttgcatgtaccttaaattataaatttgtgaaaacaTTGTGGAAACATTAACGTAGAAGACGCATtcttgtacatttcaccaaaaagcgcgagCGACATTGTTTATTGCAAGACAGCATGAAGCGtagtcattcggaactcctcggccatttttttcaaaaacaacctcggatgtatttggacggtttacatactcaaaaagtggtacgtttaagtccgctgcaagtagatcgcgtagtaattttatttagcagttaaactttgtgacattactcttgggattcttaattatgtttgcaataatacaatttaatggcaatcaaattaaacttatatcaataaatacaactctaaaacactacatttaattaacgatataattcaaaattttacgaactacttcaactgatgtacctgcatacatccgaggttgtttttgaaaaaaatggccgaggagttccgaatggaagCGTAGTATTTTTAGATCACTGTTGACGACGAAAGTTCCTCTAAAATTGCGTTTATgacgaaaacatttttaataaatgtctccgatactaatttatttatttggctTTATTGAAACGATCAAaagtacttttcataaaccatacaataaaagaaataagaagtggagCGTTGTTACGCGTGACTCATATCTGGCATGGAGCTGCCAAATTTGATTTTTGAGTAAGGCAAAATTCATCGGACATGCCTATCCGGAAATGCCTATCAAGAAAATTGATACACTTGACATGGACATAAGGGCTCAATGTTTGTAGAGTGCTGCACTTACTACTATTTATTAAGATTAGAAACCAGTGTATAATGTAACGTATGTTCAAGGGGCTCTCAAGAGAGTGTTAAATGCTTTTGTTTCGTAGttcaattatatacatattaattttgttttaaataaatttgtacTTATTATGATACACTTATACAATAtagaataattaaaataaacattaccaAGAGGGCCAACCATCGCAAAAAAACACCAGTCCAATTTTAAGGACACCAAGTTTGGAAACTTTTAACTAACTACGTTAGATAAGTTAAGAGAGCGGTCGCTCtaaatacagtttttgccaattcaTG
Above is a genomic segment from Mya arenaria isolate MELC-2E11 chromosome 2, ASM2691426v1 containing:
- the LOC128242472 gene encoding uncharacterized protein LOC128242472 isoform X2; protein product: MADDGGSEDSRMQNNDEQTKEVVQILKDIRAKLSDNRKAQLDNEVKQVTKECTERGKLSLRIMSEFMKNFVNAVNVKLGLRFETMQELIRIFLLCWNKQGLSETIMKEIYGEDKNEEDEVDGQDEVDGQMPAEIKGMDSDAIAVYAKALNQGFEEVQRIRLMVVGMFSVGKTSLVNNLVEDLSNKKEAHVPFEDQFPPSTEGIDVHLCLVDRDNQWRKQKLANKSRIVDRIKMSNFDEHYEEPYVNGVGAGHGYPMDNDKETMVNTVVQDAEEPPEPTAAYTLEVTKQRVLERKNEPEIREVLEQLTENKIESNKDEIDAPKGVITGKEPLVSVWDFAGQNLYYSTHHFFLNKRSIYLLLMNMTKDLNTNIEESDSFCGLLNKNFTCLEAFKFWLNSIHMYSSIHDQEHEVQPTVILVGTHKDKMKCKEEEKEDKMNEFFEEALKSFMKNKEILQHIHAKRFLVNNIAKGDPVFAELRAEVKMLAEKQHYWNEKSPTSFVQLEKSFDNMRAEGKELVFLCDIQDENMNNIKPVDERQLHLFLELQHLFGNILHFDTAELRKYVILAPQWIIEAFKCFITHKRKKYRKPEQLELWNEYKEYAIIKPQLMKEIINRSQDRIRIHGEAVVKYMEHLNIMSKPVFIENFGEEEALSEMADECFDRKTNVVGIPSYNSKMHDFHIVPCQLKVKPKEKKIEELTCPKNWETTPALCFVFNDNFMPPAVFHRLLAACIRSWEIAKQKDDGREETLLFSGIGVFKTCKRSQLRLWYIDHIIYARMTFMRKQKQETEEAIDRCKCQYVRRQLHRHLMAILGLLPRSKYITKTTPFEEYIQCPDLNKHNHGLFRVNDFIIDENMSCSEDHDAKDAHLIEKTVLQCWYHDALEEMETIKQNNLGDLRVPAVEELPKIARGLAGSKEFWLLGIELGISQPTMERLKKDHWNESRRNWRSG
- the LOC128242472 gene encoding uncharacterized protein LOC128242472 isoform X1 produces the protein MADDGGSEDSRMQNNDEQTKEVVQILKDIRAKLSDNRKAQLDNEVKQVTKECTERGKLSLRIMSEFMKNFVNAVNVKLGLRFETMQELIRIFLLCWNKQGLSETIMKEIYGEDKNEEDEVDGQDEVDGQMPAEIKGMDSDAIAVYAKALNQGFEEVQRIRLMVVGMFSVGKTSLVNNLVEDLSNKKEAHVPFEDQFPPSTEGIDVHLCLVDRDNQWRKQKLANKSRIVDRIKMSNFDEHYEEPYVNGVGAGHGYPMDNDKETMVNTVVQDAEEPPEPTAAYTLEVTKQRVLERKNEPEIREVLEQLTENKIESNKDEIDAPKGVITGKEPLVSVWDFAGQNLYYSTHHFFLNKRSIYLLLMNMTKDLNTNIEESDSFCGLLNKNFTCLEAFKFWLNSIHMYSSIHDQEHEVQPTVILVGTHKDKMKCKEEEKEDKMNEFFEEALKSFMKNKEILQHIHAKRFLVNNIAKGDPVFAELRAEVKMLAEKQHYWNEKSPTSFVQLEKSFDNMRAEGKELVFLCDIQDENMNNIKPVDERQLHLFLELQHLFGNILHFDTAELRKYVILAPQWIIEAFKCFITHKRKKYRKPEQLELWNEYKEYAIIKPQLMKEIINRSQDRIRIHGEAVVKYMEHLNIMSKPVFIENFGEEEALSEMADECFDRKTNVVGIPSYNSKMHDFHIVPCQLKVKPKEKKIEELTCPKNWETTPALCFVFNDNFMPPAVFHRLLAACIRSWEIAKQKDDGREETLLFSGIGVFKTCKRSQLRLWYIDHIIYARMTFMRKQKQETEEAIDRCKCQYVRRQLHRHLMAILGLLPRSKYITKTTPFEEYIQCPDLNKHNHGLFRVNDFIIDENMSCSEDHDAKDAHLIEKTVLQCWYHDALEEMETIKQNNLGDLRVPAVEELPKIARGLAGSKEFWLLGIELGISQPTMERLKKDHWNESRSVFIYHVLYEWKHSQGKNATLSSLKRKVFAVHKNSDIDLGSIFRCLGTRNQEETGDQDDEAPESSEMDT